One Nostoc sp. UHCC 0302 DNA window includes the following coding sequences:
- a CDS encoding four helix bundle protein, whose translation MTNCEIRSYQDLKVWQESMNLAESCYQLTIAFPKEELYGMTSPIRRAAVSIPANIAEGYGREYRGEYIKFLLILQGSLKELETHLLLSARSKVGLTDTLAVNPILRQCESVRRLLRGLILSLQNKASRE comes from the coding sequence ATGACAAATTGTGAGATTCGTTCTTATCAAGATTTAAAAGTTTGGCAAGAAAGTATGAATTTAGCCGAATCTTGTTATCAGTTAACGATTGCATTCCCAAAAGAAGAACTTTACGGAATGACTTCACCGATTCGTCGCGCAGCTGTATCAATTCCAGCAAATATTGCGGAGGGTTATGGACGAGAGTATCGTGGAGAATATATAAAATTTCTTCTAATCTTACAAGGCTCTCTCAAAGAGCTAGAAACTCACTTGTTACTATCAGCTAGAAGCAAAGTTGGACTTACAGACACTCTAGCAGTCAATCCAATTTTGAGGCAATGTGAATCTGTCCGAAGACTACTTCGTGGTCTGATTCTTTCTCTACAGAATAAGGCGAGTAGAGAATAA
- a CDS encoding GAF domain-containing protein produces MTSVYHNNQENEHLLTKIENQNGNDNIANIASDEITLLNAIAQEFKIRRQQLQDIATHIRQTSDMDTLFKVTVAQIREKLTCDRALIYQFTSLDSGSVLAESRTLAWTPAIGENIPGIIFGLYTNQDYLEPVAIDDINQIQLTPYQKQLLEKFQIKASLSLPIVVEGKVWGLLVVNNCASARQWREVEISLLSQITTELIYKLQSFEYQKELQKRTQAKKSVAKVIDKILHVSNLDKIFQTTTQEVRHLLRCDRVGVYRFKPDWSGEFVAESVGNGWIKMVGPDFYMVWEDSHLQETQGGRYAKGESFVVKDIYQAGHAQCHIDVLEQYEMKAYIIAPIFTGEKLWGLLAAYQNSGPRDWQPWEEIFLTQIGLQFGVAISQREYLEQVHTKSEQLTQIVEQEKAVTKVVNRIRQSLDIESVFKTTTQEVRQLLRCDRMVVFRFNSDWSGEFVAESVGNGWVKLVGPDIKTVWADTYMQENEGGRYAKGESFITNDIYKVGHSPCHIEMLEQFEVRAYVIVPVFSGDKLWGLLAAYQNSGSRDWQPWEANFLTQIGLQFGVAISQAEYVEQVRVKSQQLVQLAEQEKAVTKIVNRIRQSLDAQDIFKTTTQEVRQLLQCDRVAIFRFRPNWSGEFVAESVGHSWVRLVNSDLKTVCEDTHLQETEGGRYAKGESFVANDIYQVGHSPCYIEMLEQFEAKAYAIVPVFSGEKLWGLLAAYQNSSSRDWQESQVSLLTRIGSQLGIALQQTEYLQQLQSQSAKLAEAATREKAAKELLQQRSIELLTALRPALNGNLTVRAPITEDELGTIADAYNNTLQALRQIVIQVQTAAQQVAQTSSNSDASLAGLTNLAKQQSDEITAALGDIQQMVDSTQAVVANAELVRVAVQQANQTVESGNTAMNLTVKAIQAIRETVAQTSKKIKRLSESSQKISKVVNLISNFATQTNVLALNAAIEATRAGEYGKGFAVVADEVRSLSRQSAAATIEIEKLVQEIQAETGEVAVAMETGIQQVVEGTNLVSETRQNLNAIVSATAEISQLIERITEATQKQMIQSVTVTNSMEGVAEIADKTFAESQEISIVFQELSGMAQELLTTASKFKVN; encoded by the coding sequence TCAAAATGGTAACGATAACATAGCAAATATTGCTAGCGATGAAATAACTTTATTAAATGCGATTGCACAGGAATTTAAAATTAGGCGGCAACAATTGCAAGACATTGCAACTCATATCCGTCAAACCTCAGATATGGATACGCTATTCAAAGTTACTGTAGCGCAAATTAGAGAGAAACTTACTTGCGATCGCGCCTTGATTTATCAGTTTACTAGCCTTGACTCTGGTAGTGTTTTAGCAGAATCTAGAACCCTAGCTTGGACACCTGCTATCGGTGAAAATATTCCCGGAATTATTTTTGGTTTATATACTAATCAAGATTATTTAGAACCAGTAGCTATTGACGATATTAATCAGATCCAACTTACACCTTATCAAAAGCAGCTACTAGAGAAATTTCAAATTAAAGCCAGTTTGAGTTTACCAATTGTAGTAGAAGGCAAAGTATGGGGTTTATTAGTAGTAAATAATTGTGCTTCAGCGCGGCAATGGCGAGAAGTAGAAATCAGCTTACTATCTCAAATTACAACTGAACTGATTTACAAATTGCAGAGTTTTGAATATCAAAAAGAACTACAAAAGCGGACACAAGCAAAAAAATCAGTTGCTAAAGTTATTGATAAAATTCTGCACGTATCAAATCTTGATAAGATTTTCCAAACGACGACTCAAGAAGTACGCCATTTACTACGATGTGATCGCGTAGGAGTATATCGCTTCAAACCTGACTGGAGTGGCGAATTTGTGGCTGAGTCAGTAGGTAATGGTTGGATAAAAATGGTCGGGCCAGATTTTTACATGGTCTGGGAAGATAGTCACCTCCAAGAAACTCAAGGGGGACGTTATGCCAAGGGCGAAAGTTTTGTCGTCAAAGACATTTATCAAGCTGGTCATGCTCAATGCCACATTGATGTTTTAGAGCAGTATGAGATGAAGGCTTACATCATTGCCCCGATATTTACTGGTGAGAAATTATGGGGCTTGCTGGCAGCTTACCAAAATTCTGGGCCTCGTGATTGGCAACCTTGGGAAGAAATTTTTTTGACTCAGATTGGCTTGCAATTTGGTGTGGCTATCTCACAAAGGGAATATCTCGAACAAGTGCATACCAAATCTGAGCAATTAACTCAGATAGTTGAACAAGAAAAAGCTGTAACCAAGGTAGTTAACCGCATCCGCCAATCTTTAGATATAGAAAGCGTCTTCAAAACAACCACTCAAGAAGTCCGGCAATTATTACGATGCGATCGCATGGTAGTCTTTCGCTTCAACTCCGACTGGAGTGGTGAATTTGTTGCAGAGTCAGTGGGTAATGGTTGGGTAAAACTGGTAGGCCCTGATATTAAAACTGTCTGGGCAGATACCTATATGCAAGAAAATGAGGGAGGACGTTATGCCAAAGGTGAAAGCTTTATCACTAATGACATCTATAAAGTAGGCCATTCTCCCTGCCATATTGAGATGTTAGAGCAGTTTGAAGTTAGAGCCTATGTAATTGTACCTGTATTTTCTGGGGACAAATTGTGGGGCTTGCTGGCAGCTTATCAAAATTCCGGCTCTCGTGATTGGCAACCTTGGGAAGCAAACTTTTTGACTCAGATTGGCTTGCAATTTGGCGTAGCAATATCACAGGCAGAATATGTTGAACAAGTACGGGTGAAATCTCAGCAACTAGTTCAGTTAGCGGAACAAGAAAAAGCTGTAACCAAGATAGTTAACCGTATCCGACAATCCTTAGATGCACAAGATATCTTCAAAACAACTACTCAAGAAGTCCGGCAATTACTGCAATGCGATCGGGTCGCTATCTTTCGTTTCCGACCTAACTGGAGTGGTGAATTTGTAGCTGAATCAGTGGGACATAGCTGGGTAAGATTGGTAAATTCTGATCTTAAAACTGTCTGCGAAGATACCCACTTACAAGAAACTGAGGGCGGTCGATATGCCAAAGGTGAAAGCTTTGTAGCTAATGACATCTATCAGGTGGGCCATTCCCCCTGTTACATCGAGATGTTAGAGCAGTTTGAAGCCAAAGCTTATGCGATCGTTCCTGTATTCTCTGGAGAAAAATTGTGGGGCTTACTGGCAGCTTATCAAAATTCCAGCTCCCGTGATTGGCAAGAATCGCAAGTCAGCTTGTTAACACGTATTGGCAGCCAGTTAGGAATAGCATTACAACAGACAGAATATTTACAGCAACTCCAGTCGCAGTCAGCCAAATTAGCAGAAGCAGCAACACGAGAAAAAGCAGCCAAGGAATTACTACAACAACGGTCTATTGAACTTTTAACAGCACTCAGACCTGCACTCAACGGTAACTTGACAGTACGCGCACCAATTACAGAAGACGAGCTAGGCACGATCGCTGACGCTTATAACAATACCCTGCAAGCGCTGCGGCAAATTGTTATCCAAGTACAAACAGCTGCTCAACAAGTTGCTCAAACCTCTAGTAATAGTGACGCTTCACTGGCGGGATTAACCAATCTGGCAAAACAGCAGTCTGATGAAATTACCGCAGCCTTGGGCGATATTCAACAGATGGTGGACTCTACTCAAGCTGTAGTAGCTAACGCCGAGTTGGTGCGAGTAGCAGTACAACAAGCGAACCAAACTGTAGAATCTGGCAATACCGCGATGAACTTGACTGTTAAGGCAATTCAAGCGATTCGCGAAACCGTCGCTCAAACCAGCAAAAAGATTAAACGCCTCAGCGAATCCTCGCAAAAAATTTCTAAAGTAGTGAATTTGATCAGCAACTTTGCCACACAGACAAATGTGCTGGCACTGAATGCAGCTATTGAAGCTACCCGTGCAGGTGAATATGGTAAAGGCTTTGCAGTTGTAGCTGACGAAGTTCGTTCTTTATCACGTCAGTCAGCCGCCGCAACCATCGAAATTGAAAAATTAGTCCAAGAGATTCAAGCAGAAACTGGAGAAGTTGCAGTGGCGATGGAAACTGGCATTCAGCAGGTGGTAGAAGGGACAAATCTTGTTAGTGAAACCCGTCAAAACTTGAATGCGATCGTTTCTGCAACGGCTGAAATTAGTCAGCTAATCGAGCGAATTACTGAAGCAACTCAAAAACAAATGATCCAATCAGTAACAGTAACTAATTCAATGGAAGGTGTAGCAGAAATTGCTGACAAAACTTTTGCTGAATCTCAAGAAATTTCCATTGTCTTCCAAGAATTATCAGGGATGGCGCAGGAGCTATTAACAACTGCGAGTAAATTCAAAGTCAATTAG